In Caretta caretta isolate rCarCar2 chromosome 20, rCarCar1.hap1, whole genome shotgun sequence, a single window of DNA contains:
- the WIZ gene encoding protein Wiz isoform X10, whose translation MSPILPSVVLSRPRLTGTNSVMASEEEEMVAMEVGSPPIPKKSTSAGQLDQTPNRIGTKLSPEPPGNKPDSQDSKTQNLTTCEVCGACFETRKGLSSHARSHLRQLGVAESESSGAPIDLLYELMKQKGKPDSSPLSPTLSKKSSSPKEGTGSSPRPTLLSLSKTGDRLPDPPVNKAIKSPPGFSSKSLSQPGSPLLKKVPSTLSGSPPPKHPEDKTPKLPLSPLQSSPKAPWPQPEEEGPLNLTVDSDSGKEIDCQLCGAWFETRKGLSSHARAHLRHLGVNDPDAKGSPIDVLNDLIQNEDFKSRLSSLLPSERKSLVEAGSSDRPSPKSTAAVPATDMKQPPPPRPLGKQPAILSPHSLPPSKKLKPQTHRLSAEANLQRKQGLSSSAYWASDAGMSPLNLSSGSEPVRDIRCEFCGEYFENRKGLSSHARSHLRQMGVTEWYVNGSPIDTLREILKRRAQPRGGTTNPPAPGQKAMTKTVIGSMGSLEPRSPGEIHVPSMPKKVQQPGNPMGHSPTSSPPPTARKMFPGMAPPSFQKKLKQDQMRMEIKREMISGSLHGEPHPSDRTWSPREEMSPLNLSSRADPVRDIRCEFCGEFFENRKGLSSHARSHLRQMGVTEWSVNGSPIDTLREILKKKSKPCMIKKEPHASSIELPKPMSEEGAALKSPGKILQAMSLSPLGGRTGKPSPSGSSMSREISLSPLTSKPHGGFLTPLSAKRPLQEERLGGHGEVKQKTYIQTELPFKAKAAHDKPSHTSSEACCELCGLYFENRKALASHARAHLRQFGVTEWCVNGSPIETLSEWIKHRPQKAGAYRSYIQGGRPFTKKFRNSSHSREQDSTGKRLPLGLQPGTIPLMSKSLVGEMGHSEPSKLLDRGSGGGGERPMVTSPLSLVKVEEHRQNINKFERRQAKPPETPLSREEEASDFQQKMEEARQPPPRMRPVPSLVPRPPQTSLVKFVGNIYTLKCRFCEVEFQGPLSIQEEWVRHLQRHILEMNFSKADPLRSEPEAPEVQAVAEAQ comes from the exons TTATGGCCTCTGAGGAAGAAGAAATGGTTGCCATGGAAGTGGGGTCACCACCCATCCCAAAGAAGAGCACTTCCGCCGGGCAATTGGATCAAACTCCAAACAGAATAGGGACCAAACTGTCTCCTGAGCCTCCTGGAAACAAGCCAGACTCCCAGGATTCCAAAA CTCAAAACCTCACAACATGCGAGGTCTGTGGCGCCTGCTTTGAGACCCGCAAAGGCCTGTCCAGCCACGCTCGCTCTCACCTGCGGCAGCTTGGCGTGGCAGAGTCCGAGAGCAGTGGAGCTCCCATCGACTTGCTCTATGAACTGATGAAGCAGAAAGGCAAACCTGACAGCAGCCCATTGTCCCCAACACTCAGCAAAAAATCCAGCTCCCCCAAAGAAGGGACAGGCAGCTCCCCACGGCCAACACTGCTGTCGCTCAGCAAGACAGGCGATCGCTTGCCAGATCCCCCGGTGAACAAAGCGATCAAGTCCCCACCAGGCTTCTCCTCAAAGAGCCTTTCGCAGCCAGGATCCCCCCTCCTCAAGAAAGTGCCATCCACGCTCTCGGGATCCCCCCCTCCGAAACACCCCGAGGACAAGACCCCCAAGCtgcccctgagccccctgcagagCTCTCCGAAAGCACCGTGGCCGCAGCCGGAGGAGGAAGGGCCCTTAAATCTAA CTGTAGATAGTGACTCGGGCAAAGAAATTGACTGCCAGTTATGTGGTGCCTGGTTTGAAACCAGAAAGGGGTTATCGAGTCATGCTAGAGCCCACCTGAGACACCTGGGAGTGAATGATCCAGATGCTAAAGGCTCTCCAATTGATGTTTTAAATGACCTCATCCAAAATGAAGACTTCAAAAGCCgtctttcctctctcctccctagTGAGAGAAAATCATTAGTGGAGGCTGGGAGCTCGGACAGACCCAGCCCAAAGAGCACAGCAGCAGTACCTGCAACAGACATGAAACAACCACCTCCACCAAGGCCTTTGGGCAAACAGCCAGCCATCCTCTCACCTCACTCCCTTCCACCTTCCAAGAAACTGAAGCCACAAACCCACAGGTTGTCAGCTGAGGCCAATCTGCAAAGAAAACAGGGCCTTTCCTCCAGCGCGTACTGGGCTTCAGATGCTGGGATGTCTCCACTCAACCTCT CCTCTGGATCGGAGCCTGTGAGGGATATCAGGTGCGAGTTCTGTGGAGAGTACTTCGAGAACCGGAAAGGGCTGTCCAGCCACGCCAGGTCCCACCTGCGCCAGATGGGGGTGACCGAGTGGTATGTCAACGGCTCCCCAATCGACACGTTGCGGGAGATCCTCAAGCGCAGAGCTCAGCCCCGGGGTGGCACCACAAAcccaccagccccagggcagaaagccatgACCAAGACCGTCATCGGCAGCATGGGATCGCTGGAGCCTCGCAGCCCAGGAGAGATTCACGTGCCCTCCATGCCCAAAAAGGTCCAGCAGCCAGGAAATCCCATGGGACACTCGcctacctcctcccctcccccaacagccaGAAAGATGTTTCCAGGGATGGCCCCTCCCTCTTTTCAGAAGAAACTGAAACAAGACCAAATGAGAATGGAGATCAAGCGAGAGATGATATCTGGGAGCCTCCATGGTGAGCCCCATCCATCTGACAGGACCTGGTCTCCACGGGAGGAGATGTCCCCCCTGAACCTCT cctcccGTGCTGACCCTGTGAGGGACATCCGGTGCGAGTTCTGTGGCGAGTTCTTTGAGAACCGGAAGGGACTGTCCAGCCATGCCCGGTCCCACCTGCGCCAGATGGGGGTGACCGAGTGGTCTGTCAATGGCTCACCCATCGACACGTTGCGGGAGATCCTCAAAAAGAAGTCCAAGCCCTGTATGATCAAGAAGGAGCCCCATGCTTCCAGCATTGAGCTCCCCAAGCCGatgtcagaggaaggtgcagcCCTCAAGTCCCCTGGGAAAATCCTGCAGGCCATGTCCCTCTCCCCGCTGGGTGGAAGGACGGGGAAGCCCAGCCCCAGTGGTTCCAGCATGAGCCGGGAGATCTCGCTCTCACCACTCACCAGCAAACCCCACGGGGGCTTCCTGACTCCACTCTCCGCCAAGCGGCCACTGCAGGAGGAGCGGCTTGGGGGCCATGGTGAAGTGAAGCAGAAGACCTACATCCAGACTGAGCTGCCCTTCAAAGCCAAGGCGGCTCATGACAAGCCCTCGCACACAT CCAGTGAAGCCTGCTGCGAGCTCTGCGGCCTCTACTTCGAGAACCGCAAGGCACTGGCCAGCCATGCCCGGGCTCATCTGCGGCAGTTTGGTGTGACTGAGTGGTGTGTGAACGGCTCACCCATCGAGACGCTGAGTGAGTGGATCAAGCACAGGCCCCAGAAGGCCGGAGCCTATCGCAGCTACATCCAGGGGGGTCGGCCCTTTACCAAGAAGTTCCGCAACTCATCCCACTCACGGGAGCAGGACAGCACAGGAAAGAGGCTGCCCCTGGGCCTGCAGCCAGGCACCATACCCCTGATGAGCAAGAGCCTGGTGGGCGAAATGGGGCACAGTGAGCCCAGCAAACTCCTGGAtaggggcagtggtgggggtggCGAGCGACCCATGGTCACCTCTCCGCTGTCACTGGTGAAGGTGGAGGAGCATCGCCAGAACATCAACA AGTTTGAACGAAGACAAGCCAaacccccagagacccccctCTCCCGAGAGGAGGAGGCCAGCGACTTCCAGCAGAAAATGGAGGAAGCTCGCCAGCCCCCACCCAGGATGAGACCAGTGCCCTCGCTGGTCCCCAGGCCTCCGCAGACATCCTTGGTGAAATTTGTGGGTAACATCTACACCCTGAAGTGCAG GTTCTGTGAGGTggagttccagggtcctctctccATCCAGGAGGAGTGGGTGCGACATCTCCAGCGACACATCCTGGAAATGAATTTCTCCAAAGCCGACCCCCTGCGCAGCGAGCCAGAGGCCCCCGAGGTGCAGGCCGTAGCTGAGGCTCAGTAA
- the WIZ gene encoding protein Wiz isoform X9: MAASTASPLKVTKAAAPPRPQEQGGDGEPELEAAPETVMASEEEEMVAMEVGSPPIPKKSTSAGQLDQTPNRIGTKLSPEPPGNKPDSQDSKTQNLTTCEVCGACFETRKGLSSHARSHLRQLGVAESESSGAPIDLLYELMKQKGKPDSSPLSPTLSKKSSSPKEGTGSSPRPTLLSLSKTGDRLPDPPVNKAIKSPPGFSSKSLSQPGSPLLKKVPSTLSGSPPPKHPEDKTPKLPLSPLQSSPKAPWPQPEEEGPLNLTVDSDSGKEIDCQLCGAWFETRKGLSSHARAHLRHLGVNDPDAKGSPIDVLNDLIQNEDFKSRLSSLLPSERKSLVEAGSSDRPSPKSTAAVPATDMKQPPPPRPLGKQPAILSPHSLPPSKKLKPQTHRLSAEANLQRKQGLSSSAYWASDAGMSPLNLSSGSEPVRDIRCEFCGEYFENRKGLSSHARSHLRQMGVTEWYVNGSPIDTLREILKRRAQPRGGTTNPPAPGQKAMTKTVIGSMGSLEPRSPGEIHVPSMPKKVQQPGNPMGHSPTSSPPPTARKMFPGMAPPSFQKKLKQDQMRMEIKREMISGSLHGEPHPSDRTWSPREEMSPLNLSSRADPVRDIRCEFCGEFFENRKGLSSHARSHLRQMGVTEWSVNGSPIDTLREILKKKSKPCMIKKEPHASSIELPKPMSEEGAALKSPGKILQAMSLSPLGGRTGKPSPSGSSMSREISLSPLTSKPHGGFLTPLSAKRPLQEERLGGHGEVKQKTYIQTELPFKAKAAHDKPSHTSSEACCELCGLYFENRKALASHARAHLRQFGVTEWCVNGSPIETLSEWIKHRPQKAGAYRSYIQGGRPFTKKFRNSSHSREQDSTGKRLPLGLQPGTIPLMSKSLVGEMGHSEPSKLLDRGSGGGGERPMVTSPLSLVKVEEHRQNINKFERRQAKPPETPLSREEEASDFQQKMEEARQPPPRMRPVPSLVPRPPQTSLVKFVGNIYTLKCRFCEVEFQGPLSIQEEWVRHLQRHILEMNFSKADPLRSEPEAPEVQAVAEAQ, encoded by the exons TTATGGCCTCTGAGGAAGAAGAAATGGTTGCCATGGAAGTGGGGTCACCACCCATCCCAAAGAAGAGCACTTCCGCCGGGCAATTGGATCAAACTCCAAACAGAATAGGGACCAAACTGTCTCCTGAGCCTCCTGGAAACAAGCCAGACTCCCAGGATTCCAAAA CTCAAAACCTCACAACATGCGAGGTCTGTGGCGCCTGCTTTGAGACCCGCAAAGGCCTGTCCAGCCACGCTCGCTCTCACCTGCGGCAGCTTGGCGTGGCAGAGTCCGAGAGCAGTGGAGCTCCCATCGACTTGCTCTATGAACTGATGAAGCAGAAAGGCAAACCTGACAGCAGCCCATTGTCCCCAACACTCAGCAAAAAATCCAGCTCCCCCAAAGAAGGGACAGGCAGCTCCCCACGGCCAACACTGCTGTCGCTCAGCAAGACAGGCGATCGCTTGCCAGATCCCCCGGTGAACAAAGCGATCAAGTCCCCACCAGGCTTCTCCTCAAAGAGCCTTTCGCAGCCAGGATCCCCCCTCCTCAAGAAAGTGCCATCCACGCTCTCGGGATCCCCCCCTCCGAAACACCCCGAGGACAAGACCCCCAAGCtgcccctgagccccctgcagagCTCTCCGAAAGCACCGTGGCCGCAGCCGGAGGAGGAAGGGCCCTTAAATCTAA CTGTAGATAGTGACTCGGGCAAAGAAATTGACTGCCAGTTATGTGGTGCCTGGTTTGAAACCAGAAAGGGGTTATCGAGTCATGCTAGAGCCCACCTGAGACACCTGGGAGTGAATGATCCAGATGCTAAAGGCTCTCCAATTGATGTTTTAAATGACCTCATCCAAAATGAAGACTTCAAAAGCCgtctttcctctctcctccctagTGAGAGAAAATCATTAGTGGAGGCTGGGAGCTCGGACAGACCCAGCCCAAAGAGCACAGCAGCAGTACCTGCAACAGACATGAAACAACCACCTCCACCAAGGCCTTTGGGCAAACAGCCAGCCATCCTCTCACCTCACTCCCTTCCACCTTCCAAGAAACTGAAGCCACAAACCCACAGGTTGTCAGCTGAGGCCAATCTGCAAAGAAAACAGGGCCTTTCCTCCAGCGCGTACTGGGCTTCAGATGCTGGGATGTCTCCACTCAACCTCT CCTCTGGATCGGAGCCTGTGAGGGATATCAGGTGCGAGTTCTGTGGAGAGTACTTCGAGAACCGGAAAGGGCTGTCCAGCCACGCCAGGTCCCACCTGCGCCAGATGGGGGTGACCGAGTGGTATGTCAACGGCTCCCCAATCGACACGTTGCGGGAGATCCTCAAGCGCAGAGCTCAGCCCCGGGGTGGCACCACAAAcccaccagccccagggcagaaagccatgACCAAGACCGTCATCGGCAGCATGGGATCGCTGGAGCCTCGCAGCCCAGGAGAGATTCACGTGCCCTCCATGCCCAAAAAGGTCCAGCAGCCAGGAAATCCCATGGGACACTCGcctacctcctcccctcccccaacagccaGAAAGATGTTTCCAGGGATGGCCCCTCCCTCTTTTCAGAAGAAACTGAAACAAGACCAAATGAGAATGGAGATCAAGCGAGAGATGATATCTGGGAGCCTCCATGGTGAGCCCCATCCATCTGACAGGACCTGGTCTCCACGGGAGGAGATGTCCCCCCTGAACCTCT cctcccGTGCTGACCCTGTGAGGGACATCCGGTGCGAGTTCTGTGGCGAGTTCTTTGAGAACCGGAAGGGACTGTCCAGCCATGCCCGGTCCCACCTGCGCCAGATGGGGGTGACCGAGTGGTCTGTCAATGGCTCACCCATCGACACGTTGCGGGAGATCCTCAAAAAGAAGTCCAAGCCCTGTATGATCAAGAAGGAGCCCCATGCTTCCAGCATTGAGCTCCCCAAGCCGatgtcagaggaaggtgcagcCCTCAAGTCCCCTGGGAAAATCCTGCAGGCCATGTCCCTCTCCCCGCTGGGTGGAAGGACGGGGAAGCCCAGCCCCAGTGGTTCCAGCATGAGCCGGGAGATCTCGCTCTCACCACTCACCAGCAAACCCCACGGGGGCTTCCTGACTCCACTCTCCGCCAAGCGGCCACTGCAGGAGGAGCGGCTTGGGGGCCATGGTGAAGTGAAGCAGAAGACCTACATCCAGACTGAGCTGCCCTTCAAAGCCAAGGCGGCTCATGACAAGCCCTCGCACACAT CCAGTGAAGCCTGCTGCGAGCTCTGCGGCCTCTACTTCGAGAACCGCAAGGCACTGGCCAGCCATGCCCGGGCTCATCTGCGGCAGTTTGGTGTGACTGAGTGGTGTGTGAACGGCTCACCCATCGAGACGCTGAGTGAGTGGATCAAGCACAGGCCCCAGAAGGCCGGAGCCTATCGCAGCTACATCCAGGGGGGTCGGCCCTTTACCAAGAAGTTCCGCAACTCATCCCACTCACGGGAGCAGGACAGCACAGGAAAGAGGCTGCCCCTGGGCCTGCAGCCAGGCACCATACCCCTGATGAGCAAGAGCCTGGTGGGCGAAATGGGGCACAGTGAGCCCAGCAAACTCCTGGAtaggggcagtggtgggggtggCGAGCGACCCATGGTCACCTCTCCGCTGTCACTGGTGAAGGTGGAGGAGCATCGCCAGAACATCAACA AGTTTGAACGAAGACAAGCCAaacccccagagacccccctCTCCCGAGAGGAGGAGGCCAGCGACTTCCAGCAGAAAATGGAGGAAGCTCGCCAGCCCCCACCCAGGATGAGACCAGTGCCCTCGCTGGTCCCCAGGCCTCCGCAGACATCCTTGGTGAAATTTGTGGGTAACATCTACACCCTGAAGTGCAG GTTCTGTGAGGTggagttccagggtcctctctccATCCAGGAGGAGTGGGTGCGACATCTCCAGCGACACATCCTGGAAATGAATTTCTCCAAAGCCGACCCCCTGCGCAGCGAGCCAGAGGCCCCCGAGGTGCAGGCCGTAGCTGAGGCTCAGTAA